The Oryza glaberrima chromosome 5, OglaRS2, whole genome shotgun sequence DNA segment GCATATGCGACGGtcgaggtaaaaaaaaaaaaaagaataaccaTGGAAGTAAGAGAGGCCAGTTTCAGGTTCGGTATGTGTTTCTGCGTGTTTGACCGCACGGTAGTTCATGTTGGACCATTCCTAATCATCATTTTGCTCAGGAGTCAGGAGTGTGTTTTTGGTTTTTGTGATTAAGCTCAATTGCTTTGCGTTGATACGACGATTATTGTTTAAGCCAatgtttaaaatttgaaattaaatcagacgtttcttttccttttgttcaCTCGAGTTTGACTCAAGGCCACTTAAGAATAGAGGTATAATTGTATCCATTCGATTCAACTACATATAATTGTGTTTGGGTTTCATCATTTGTTTATTGGTTTTTTCGAtcataactaaaattttgaattgtaaaacttaattttagagttgtttttaaaggttttatttttttatcgtagTCTATTTTTCAATCTTGTATTTTAAACCGCTAACAACTCGAATATAAATTTATCTGTTTCGTGCATTCGTTTCGGTTTATCGGTCATAGCTCAACCGATCATGACCATCTTATAAGccgcaaagaaaaaaaagctttcTAAACTGACcactgtttttttaaaataaatgagAATAAAAATTGTTCCTATTTGAACAAAACTATTTCCACTCCCCTTTATTTTTCTCCCCCTGTGCATGGATCCTTCTTTGCTAGTGCTTCACTGCCACTTATGTCATTGCTTGAATAGAAGAGACCAATGAGAGTATCATTCAGCATCCCAACTCCACACCAACCAATTTGTATCGATCACCAGCAACACACGGTCCAGTCCCATCGGAGGGCAAAAGTTACTTTGTTTTTTGTCCTAGCAATTGCCATGTTTTGGTACACTCTCACCAGCTAAAATCACAcatgcagtgcagtgcagtgcagtgtgATGCTGTTCTGAAGAAAACGGCAGAACACAGGTGTGCTCACGTGAGCTACCTAGCATCGCTGCTTCAGCTCGATCAATCCAATCCAACTGCTGCAAGTGCTATGCAACAAGAGAGTTGTTACCTTGTTGGTTTCATTCTTGTAGCCtctcactttttttaaaaaaagaaaaccaattttTGATATCGTCATTTTTAATATGTTAGCATAGATTTCATATGTGCTTATTAATTGCTTATAAAGATTGGTGTATGTTTTTGTACGGATGGATGTGTGTGCGTATATATAAGGGTTTGCGTTTGTAATGTGTTtaatagagagggagagagagcgtgCATGTTTAAAATAATGTGATAATCAAATTTAATCTAAGTATCTACTTTAAAAGAGCACAAAATGTTTTTAAGTGTTAATGTTAGTGTGAATTTTCATGGATAATTAATTGGCATGTAGAAATTTAACCTTTGATGAAAAGAAAACGTAAGTGCTCCTCTgtaatatatagtatttattttACAAGATTTTGGTTACGATTTGGTTCaattcctccaaaatccctttgaaatttctccatttcaaaaaaaaaagagaaaaaactaaGTGGTTGATTAATTTGCTGTGTGCAGGCGCACCCGCAcgcagggaaggaggagaggcgaTCGCTGTGCCGGCTGATCGACGCGCGCAAGctcacggcggaggcggcggcgcacgccgtCCAGAACGAGCGCCTCCCCGTGCGCTGCGTCGTCCAGGTCCTCTTCTCCGAGCACGGCAGCAAGCTCACCCGCCTCGCCGAGTGGACCACCGGCTCCTTCCGCTCCCTCCAGTCCCGCAGCCCCGCCGACCTcatcgtcaccggcggcggcgccaatgGCGGCGCGCGGTGCCCCTCCAAGCGCGAGGTCGCCGCGCAGCACcacgagctccgccgcctccgcgaggACGTGTCCCGCCTCCAGGTGCAGTGCCACGCGCTGCAGGCGCAGGTGGACAGGCTCAGctcggagcgccgccgccggccgggggGCCTGTTCAAGCTGctgttcggcggcggcggtggcgctggcgcCACCGGGGCCGTCGTCGTGGACGACTCCGACAGCGGGTTGGACAGGACGCCGCTGAGCGGGAAGAAGGGCGTCGTCGTCCGCgcgaccgccgcggcggcggcggcgtcgacgccggcgtcggGCACGCCGGCCGTGGCGAGGTGGCGCAGGTCGCACTCGTGAGAGCGCGGCGTCGCGCGCCATGTGTGTCGGTAGAGCTGTAACGACCAAGATCATCATCCAAAGACAAGTGTGGTCTTAATTCTCTGTGTTCGTGAATTCTTCTTCGTTTCATGTGCCTTcgattgtgaatttgtgatcgaTTCGCTGCTTCTTGGCGCTTGAGGTGATGAAATTGAAATgaacttggttttcttttctttcttttttttttttagaattacacagtacaacgtagacactcacaacgcacgcgcactcatccctatgaacgcacgcacgtaaaccctatcccaatgagcatcttcgaagactgggctggcaaatccttgagattaacgaagtcaccaTAGGCGTCTCGCTGTCGATGGGTACGCCGTCttccactgaaagcacaacgccatTAAATCTCTTGTAACCATTACGCTATAGGCCCTTTCGCGAAATGAACTTGGTTTTTTGTTTGAGGCATTcgatatatgtgatatatcctatGAGTATGGAGGCTTCAGCGACCGACGTAAATGGATTCTAAATCTCTTAAAAGCATATCCActcctgtattttttttcctaaattcaatgtaaatagttatatatatttttttttgaaaaaattgacGATGTAAAGCATAGTGACATCTAACACTCTACACCAAAAGTTAAATTCAAATTCGATCAACacattaaataaaaagaaaaattcttaTATGAATAGTAACAATACTATTAATATCGGATCACGACTGATGAAGTTTGCCTTGGACTTCTGCTAGCGCCTCCGTCAGGGATAAAGTCAGTTTACAATTGAGCAGGGTTCAGTAGATAGcgaaaattgaaattttgaacCCTGCAACTAAGTGCATTTATACTCATCTCTTGCATATCGTCCAAATGGACATAtatcttttttaagaaaaaaaattaatagcaTAGAATACAATGTTACATATAACTTTAAGTTACTATATTAGAAAACGGAGTGGGGACTTGGAAGAAGAGCAGGAGGGCATGGTGAGGAGGAACTCAACCTTAGGCCTTAAGTTGTTTACAATGCGATGCGCTGGCATTCAGCCCGAGCGCTTCACGTTGGTGGTGTGGGGAAAATCGTTGCCACGAGTGTGTTTGGGCCCACTAGCCTGAAGACCGTGCGTCCAAAGAAGGGCACCTGTTTTTTGGCGTCATCGAGGGCGCGTGGCACAAGTCACACCGCGCTATGGAGCTCGTGGCCTCCTCGCCGGTGTTCGCCTCCAATCCCAAAATCGCCCAACCACTCGCGCGCACGACGGCTAGGTTTTTCCCTTCCTACTCTTGCCCTCCTGGCTCCTGCACGCACGCCAACTCCATTTTCCCCATCCTGCGCTCGTCCTTCATATCGATGGACATTTTATTTAGaacatatcaaatatatttgaCCCAACATCAAGGGAAGAAAGCCCAAAACAACACACACGGATCGATGGAGTTCAATACCTTAATCCTTGCAGCTGGGGAGGGGGTAGAGGGGCAGGTGTCAGTGGAGCCGCTGCCGCTGGTGGTGGAGCTGGAGGCAACGCATCAATTTGGAGATGGGGAGCAGGGGAGTAAACCCTCCCTCTCAGATGGGGCTTCATGGTCGCGACACTGAGGGTGGAAGGTGATGCGGCGATGCGAAGAAAGGCGATGAAGAggctcaatgataataaagagagagTCGGATGTCGGGGTAGTTGGGGAATATATTTCCTTTTGCTATTGGGTCACTTTACCTGGGACACAAGTACTGTAGGCTAAGTTTCTATCATATGTCTTTGATTTGTTTGGACTCTATTGAATTTCGTATCACGGATGTTGGTTCACGCTTTATGGCATTTCAACGAGCAAACTAATCCAATCCTGCAAAGGATTGTTCATGGAACTACTATCGAAATTATGCAGACCATTTTCCTAGTGTCATTCTTTTGTTCATTGCTATACCATCGTTTGCTCTGTTATACTCAATGGACGGGGTATTAGTAGATCCAGCCATTACTATCAAAGCTATTGGACATCAATGATATCGGAGTGCGCCTCTTAGCGAGGGTGATTTAAGTGCAATGGAATGTACCGGTGGTTCACGAAGCATATGGCCTACCGGTCATCTCCCATTCCCATCGTCGAGagactaaaaaaaactatagcatGCCAGAAACGGGGAGGAGTCCACATGCATTGTGGAGGCCATTTCCCACATCGTTCTTAGGCCTAGCTGGGGGCCAGGGCTTCTCAAGTGTAGTAGCTGCACTGCTCTTGCCCTTAGACTGAGGGCTTATGAAATACACTTCGGCCAAGGAAGAGTAGAATGGAGTGTTGACATGCGTGCATGAGTTGCTTGAATCTAATATCAATCTAAATTAGCCATCCAAAAGTGACCAAATCATAGGAGAAAAAATATGCAGCAAAAAATagaaaactctttttttttttttcaatttagcATTGTTCAGGTTGCCTCAACTTATTCCTTATTCCTTGTCCTGGTTCTACAGTGAAACTCTCATCAGGTCAGTATTCACCTTTCCAATTTATGAAAGCtgttaagaaaaaaagtttattCAAGGGAAAACTACCTATACTTGCTTATAATTAAAATTTGCCTTCCTTATTTTAGCACAACAAATCATAtccctaatattttttttctggcatGGATAATTGCAATCATACCATAGTTCTAACTCTCCTTGTCCTCTTCCTTCGCTACTCGAATCATGCTCAACGCCGATATATTTGTCCCGAACAACTTATCCCTTACAGCCATGTACTCCGGCCATGTCACAGCCTGATACACGGCCTTGCTCTCCGGCGACCCCGCCGCCACGAGAGGTGTCACCTTCATGTCGGCCGGCGGACCGAGGAAGTAGGGCATGGAGATCCGGTCTCTCTCCCGGTTCACGACGGCGCGGTGGAACACGCTGTGGAAGCGCCCGTTGGTGAGCACATGGAAGagatcgccgacgacgacgatgagcgcCCCCGGCGTCCCCGGCACCGTCACCCACCGGTCCGGCCGGTGGCGGAGCAGCTGCAACCCCGGCACGGGGCTCTGCAGGATGAAGGTGAAGAAGCCTGAGTCCGTGTGCGCCGCCAGCCCGACCACCCGGTCTGGATCTGGACACCTAGGGAACCTGCGTGTGGCCATGTCAGAGTGACACGTGTCGATCAGCTCCAAACACCATTGCATGTGAAGATATATTTGTATGGAAAAGTATTTTCTAATTGTGTATCATACATGTAGTGTagtttaaatagttataaaaaatcataaaatttgataagatagattacaataatagtataaaaaactatataaatatGTGAAATTAAATTCGATCTATACAcaaagtaaaaataataaattttactAGTATTTATTgcctgattttattatttttgtttttttagttgtAGATTAAATATAAGCTTGTTTATAAACTTATATTTTCTCAAAATCGTATGTAAACGATGGGTGCAGTGCTATGGCATCTATGCATAGAAAATCCACATCCATATGAGTTTACATACATGTTGAGGTGAATCGTCGACGTCAACGTTTCGCGGATCTTCCGCTCGGTCTCGCCGCCGGGGGCATCGTTGCCGGCGAGCCCGAGCGCCTTGAAGAACATGGCGAGGAGCCTCTCGCCCAGAGCTCTCATCGACGAGTCGTACTCCTCCATGGCGGAGCTGGCCGGGCCGGATCGGACGAACACGCGCGGAAGCTAGCTAGGTTAGTTGCATGCAAGCAAtggcggatcgatcgatcgatcggcggtAAACGCGTACCAGAAGCGGTGGtagtcgtcgccggcgtcgggccAGACGCGGCGGAACTCGTCGCGGATGGCAGGGGGAGGGAAGGTGTAGCCCTCGGCCCACATCTGCTTCGGGTACCGGA contains these protein-coding regions:
- the LOC127774462 gene encoding gibberellin 3-beta-dioxygenase 1, coding for MQIMTSSSTSPTSPTSPLAAAADNGVAAAYFNFRGAERVPESHVWKGMHEKDTAPVAAADADGGDAVPVVDMSGGDDAAVAAVARAAEEWGGFLLVGHGVTAEALARVEAQAARLFALPADDKARGARRPGGGNTGYGVPPYLLRYPKQMWAEGYTFPPPAIRDEFRRVWPDAGDDYHRFCSAMEEYDSSMRALGERLLAMFFKALGLAGNDAPGGETERKIRETLTSTIHLNMFPRCPDPDRVVGLAAHTDSGFFTFILQSPVPGLQLLRHRPDRWVTVPGTPGALIVVVGDLFHVLTNGRFHSVFHRAVVNRERDRISMPYFLGPPADMKVTPLVAAGSPESKAVYQAVTWPEYMAVRDKLFGTNISALSMIRVAKEEDKES